The sequence below is a genomic window from Halalkalicoccus jeotgali B3.
TTCGCCACAGTCCCTATAGCAAGCTGCTTTGGATCAGACTTTCCATGAATACCAATAATAATGTGATCAATAGCCTGTTCTTCAGCACAAGCCATGATAGTGGCTGCTGGATCTCCACCGAGAGATTCTGTTGAGATATCTACGCCCTGTTCCGCTGCAGTGACCTCGGCATTACGTAATAGAGCGTCTGTAGTATCGACTCGATCTCGTTGATGGGGGATTTCACCACCATCGGAGAGTGAACGATCAGTCACTGCTTCGCCGGGATCAGCAGCAGTGGTGTCATCGACGTGCAAAACAGTGATTTGGGACGTAGGATGGATATCACACGCGAACTGAAGTGCGTGCTGCGCAGGTGTCGAATCGTCTAGCGGGATGAGAATATGAGTCGCCATATATCTCATCAACAGTGCCTCTACTATAATAGTGTTTTTAATAAAACAAACAGGACATAGATAATTCACAGAATACCTACTTGATTTGGCTACAATTCCAACATGGATAGCAGATTATTAGCGTATAAGTACGGTTTGTCATCCATGATGTGATTTTCTGTGACCACATTCCGTGCATACGTAATGAGAGATTCGCCACCCACCACCCGTTGTATATTGAGCTTGGTAGGAGTTTTTCGATTGACACTGTGAACAAACTCTTGGAGGGGTACTGGTTGCAGGCTCATTCCACGTTGAAGATGGAGTATCTTGCTCAGTCGTGGCTAAGAGATAGAACACTACCCAGCCGACCCA
It includes:
- a CDS encoding universal stress protein → MATHILIPLDDSTPAQHALQFACDIHPTSQITVLHVDDTTAADPGEAVTDRSLSDGGEIPHQRDRVDTTDALLRNAEVTAAEQGVDISTESLGGDPAATIMACAEEQAIDHIIIGIHGKSDPKQLAIGTVAKTVAHNSSIPVTVVQ